The Monodelphis domestica isolate mMonDom1 chromosome 5, mMonDom1.pri, whole genome shotgun sequence DNA segment ATGAGGGTGTATGTTAGAACCTATTCACCTTATATGAAAACAGTTCTCTTTGGTCTGTTTTCCTGCTGATTAGTCAGGAATTGGGAGGTGATTCTTTTTTACAGTAGCACTACAGCTACAAAAACAAATTGGTCTCCTAGGACAGCCCTTGGGTTTAGGATATCTGTGTTGGAATATTCATGTgatgagcccccccccccccccagatgcaTCTAACAGATAAGTGTTCCCTGATTTCTGTGATTGATTGGAAAGACTCACAAAACAGACTTTGAGAGCATTCAGTATAGATATGTAGATCTCCAATTTACAATCTCTTTTAGTGCCTTCAAATTAAATAAGTATACTAAAGAATCATTGCTCCACTCATTCTATCGCCGTAAATGCAAATCGTTTTTTGGCTCAAAATGGGTCTTCATTGAAATATATACAGATTTGAAAATGGGACATATACCATTAGAAAGGTTACTTCAGTGGATCCCTGATGTCTTTGCCATAGGTCCTTCATCTGCCAGTAGCTTAAGATCATCTATGCTCTCTTCTTGCAACTCCATGTCTTTCCATAAATCTTTCTTAGAGAATCTGCCCAAAATGCTGGAGACCATCTCTGGGCCTCCTTCTAGTTTTTTGAAAGAAATGAATAGAGCCTGAGACCTGTAGTCAaaaacacctgaattcaaatcctgcctcaaacacttattaactgtgtggctgtgggcaagtcacttaatgcagATAAcaacaggattgttgtgaagatcaaattcaATAGCATATGTAAAATTCCTTggaaaccttaaaacattatataatgcTAGGCATTGTTATTTTGTGAATACTCCTAATTACACATGCTGTCTGCATGTTATCCCTCATTATACAACAAGACCACCTTTTCCCCTCATTCATACATGTCACAAttgatgttatttttatttatttattctacttTTCTTATGTAAACCATAGTTCATGTGTTTCAAGCCTACTTATAGCCCCTCTATGGTTTTTCCTTTGTTGAATTCAACTGCAATTTTTGACTAAATTCATAATTATATATCATTAGTAGGAGAATATTAGTATATAAAAATGATGGGCTTTTCCAGTATGTTGGAATCTTTGAAAGTTCCCAAATGATATCTATCCCACTCTTGTTTCTCTTCAGTTTTGTGCTCTATTCAGTACCCATCTGCAGTGCCTAGCCAAAAGCTATGTACTTATGGACAAACTCATTGAGCTTCTACTCCAACTGCATGTTGTAATAGTGgtcatcattcatttattcattcctttgtGGATTGCTAagacttatttcatttttaatagctTTGAATCTCATGGGAAGGTCTTAGAATATTCCAGGGTCCAATGCAATCAGCATAATGTCATTCTTGAACAGGAAACTCTAGAGGATGTGGTCATGTGTAAGAGATTCTTCTCTGCCTTGGTCATTTTCACAGAGGAGGGTCTGTGCAAACACTTTCTCAAATAAACATTTCCCTGTTTTATGCCTTGCTTGATATCAGTTATCAGGAAAGCACTGAAAAAATTacctctggaagagagtgaagaagatgaggaggaggaggaggaggaagaaaaagaaaaaagtctcatTGTAGAAggtaagagagagaagaagaaaggagagagattgaCAATGCAGATATCTTCTCTACAAAGGGAACCATTTACAATTGCCCAAGGAAAGGGACAGAAACTTtgtgaaattgaaagaatacacttCTTTCTAAGTAAGACGAAAACTGATGAACTTAGAAATCTTCATAAACTGCTTTACAATAGGCCAGGCACAGTAGCATATCTGAAGAAGAATATGGGTAAGTTCAGTGGCTTTCCATTTGAAAAAGGAAGTGACCaatacaaaaaaaaggaagaaatgttgaaaaaattTAGGAATGCCATGTTAAAAAGCATAAAGAGATCAGGAATAAATAGTGAATTGGTAACCAGGATCTTGAATTTTTTGATGCATCCAAAACCTTCTGGCAGGCCATTGCCCAAATCAAAAAAAACACCAAGCAAAGGTGGTAAAAAGGAATGGAGCAGCTCTGGAATGTCAAGAAAGGCTAAGTGTACCAAATGTCCTGAAATTCTATCAGATGAATCTAgtagtgaagaagaaaaaaaagaaagggactcttcagaggaagaagataaagaaaacGAAGAAAAGCCACCCAAAAAGACATCTAAAGAAGAAAAACCTAAACCAAAAACTCATTCTAAAAGCAAAAAATCTGTAAAAAGTGCCAATATCAAGAAGGCAGATAGCAATACCgctaagaaaaatcaaaataattccaaaaaagaaagtgaatctgaAGATCAGATGATGAACCTTTTAATTAAAAAGCCGAAGAAACCCCCTACAGATAAAGAACTAAAAGAGATAGTAAAGAAACTTCTGGCCAGTGCCAAATTGGAGGAAGTAACAATGAAACAGATTTTCAAAGAGGTATATGAAAACTATCCTGCCTATAATTTGTCTGAAAGAaaagatttcattaaaaagaCTATTAAAGAGTTAATTTCATGAGACAGAGATCATTTATAAAGGCTGCTGATTTGGCGTATGTATCCGTGAATTCAAAGATCTGATAAACACCAGCAAAAAGaatgtatttccttttctaaatctttGTTGGTCAAGTATTGTGTTAAGCAGAATTGACTGCTGAATTTGTGTCATAAGTGTTAATGTAAAAATTTGTTTGAGTTCACCCccttttaaattgcatttttatgCAGTTTTATTAGTTAAGATTTTTACATGGCAATGAATgttccctgctttttttttattgttgagtATTTTGTACATTTTGGATTTCTTTATATAAGGTAATGGACTCTTAGACTGTTGTAGCTTTTAGTGTGCTTAATATTCATAGCTTGCTTAATGAAATTCTTTTAATaatcaattagaaaaaaagttgTAACTATTGGCATCTTATACATGCAGAGTTTGGTTATTGTAGTATTTGGTATAGACAATATTTTTAATACACATTCTGACAAATAGTCTAAACTTGTGGTAGTGTTTTCATTATATTCAGGATATACAGTATATATGCTATGAATATTTGAGTGATTAAATCTGAACTATCTTAAATATGTACTGCAAATTATCAGCATGATAAAACAATTGGCATAGATgttatttttgtacttttaaaaaagatttgttGTATATAAggttttcatatttctttgtgCAAATCAATTTTTAAGTGTATCTTTAGAATTATAACATGAAGTGCCAATGTTCTGCTAGAAGGTTATGATGGAGAAGTGGAAGTTATAAAGATAATGCTAAAGAAGTAATTAGTAGTTTACTCTTTTccacttaactctgttttatTTAGGAAGTATAATCCTCCTATAGCTAGCTTTACAATATGCAAATGCATTTTATATTTCAAGGATTAACTTTAGCACATATAGAAATTAAAACTGCTTCAGAAACTTTGGAGAAAGGCTCAGATAAGTATAATCACCTCCAGCTCATAAtaaacttgaactcagttctattTAACTGATTTTGCccacataaaatatattactaTTCACAGGAAACAGACTACTTTGGTAGTAATGATGTAGAAGTTAAACAAATGCCAAATGAAGATAATGTAGTTACATAGTGTTCGTCAGCATCAGACCCTTGTGACTGAAAGTATTGCTCAAAAAAGCCAATGGTACATTTATTTTCACATTAATGGATAGATATCTCACATCAGGGCTGCTGGATTATAAAATTTTTGGCCAATCAAGATGTTAGTAGATCTCAAcagaagaaattatttctttgcaTGTGATTCTTCATGAGTCTAAaataacacattttattttatatagacaATATCTTAAATCATTTTGCCAGATGAACTTATTATATCTAATTCTGAAACAATTTTGATTTGTAAAAGGGAAACATTTGGCCTGTGGAGCATTTTAATAAGAAACATTTAATTGTCTTCACATCAAGATCGTGTTCATTACTGAAATGTCAAGTTTGAGTGGTGTTTTCCATGTGGCAAAGCAGCACTTGGTGTTTCCTTTAATAGGCATTTATGTTTgacttttttcttaaataaaatgtattagaaCTTTATGTACACTTATTAATTCAGATGACCGGAATAAGCTACTTTAAACTAACCTTAACGCAGATCCCAAAATTGACTTCTGATTTTAAgataaaagttcattttttttctgtgaaatttgtcagtgaaaaaattaaaattgtgagtactaaatgtaaaaaaagaaaaaattacctCTGTGCTTGTA contains these protein-coding regions:
- the LOC100617027 gene encoding protein DEK isoform X1, translated to MTLQWAAVATFLYAEIGLILALCLPFIPPQRWQKIFMFPLWGKIATYWNKAFLTIIVLLIVLFLDAVREVKKYSISHGLEKSSSNNPSAYEHVQMKLFRAQRNLYISGFSLFLWLVLRRLVTLITQLSKELGIKGVLKIQADNNNDAAKKYMEENERLKQALEKTGKGDEQKIDSENKNLVESVEKLKAELMKTSEVIRKALKKLPLEESEEDEEEEEEEEKEKSLIVEGKREKKKGERLTMQISSLQREPFTIAQGKGQKLCEIERIHFFLSKTKTDELRNLHKLLYNRPGTVAYLKKNMGKFSGFPFEKGSDQYKKKEEMLKKFRNAMLKSIKRSGINSELVTRILNFLMHPKPSGRPLPKSKKTPSKGGKKEWSSSGMSRKAKCTKCPEILSDESSSEEEKKERDSSEEEDKENEEKPPKKTSKEEKPKPKTHSKSKKSVKSANIKKADSNTAKKNQNNSKKESESEDQMMNLLIKKPKKPPTDKELKEIVKKLLASAKLEEVTMKQIFKEVYENYPAYNLSERKDFIKKTIKELIS